Proteins encoded in a region of the Zea mays cultivar B73 chromosome 2, Zm-B73-REFERENCE-NAM-5.0, whole genome shotgun sequence genome:
- the LOC100191553 gene encoding BRAP2 RING ZnF UBP domain-containing protein 1 produces MFVLRIQSVDFPDAAVAAVAADEVGTSSGGVTTSRPLSSHPPPSTTTSSILTLELPGANPVAPSRSPRILHTRGVIHLYHSSSSTSTSSSYASAVAATSSSSSGPATPQPASDSHLPLCRGTRLLVLAVPTRVSPEDFVRFCGPHLECAADIRFIRDDGVEDRYSVLVEFEDQSSAEWFYADLNGWRFSTSESEVCHVLFIAAVQYTPSSEVATTPPAGSTELPMCPVCIERLDQDISGILATTCDHSFRCSCVSVWTNSSCPVCQFCQKQSENSTCSVCQTTGNLWICVICGFVGCGRYQEGHAKQHWKDTQHCYSLDLETQRVWDYVGDSFVHRLNQSKSDAKHAKFKSKSKYSGDECVNCSCNDDSDMGGAMFSSKAETIVDEYNRLLASQLETQREYYEGLLSEAKRNKEHQISEAADKAVSDKLEEMQLKLENLIVEKKKVADMNEKLTRSQDMWRQTLRDIEERERAQLKSKDEMILDLEEQIKDFKFSIKLQKSIEKNDGVKGGTLVPLPTVSDSGGKGKRSSRTSKRRN; encoded by the exons ATGTTCGTCCTGCGAATCCAGTCCGTCGACTTCCCCGACGCCGCCGTGGCAGCAGTCGCCGCCGACGAAGTCGGCACCAGCAGCGGCGGCGTTACCACCTCTCGTCCGCTCTCCAGCCACCCTCCCCCCTCTACCACCACATCGTCCATACTTACTCTCGAGCTCCCCGGCGCAAACCCCGTCGCGCCCAGCCGAAGCCCTAGGATCCTCCACACCCGCGGCGTCATCCACCTCTACCACTCGTCGTCCTCCACTTCCACCTCCTCCTCCTACGCCTCGGCGGTCGCAGCcacctcttcctcctcatccggGCCGGCCACCCCGCAGCCCGCCTCCGACTCGCACCTGCCC CTATGTCGCGGCACGCGCCTCCTGGTGCTCGCCGTTCCGACGCGCGTTTCGCCGGAGGACTTTGTTCGCTTCTGCGGCCCCCACCTCGAGTGTGCAGCCGACATTCGTTTCATCAG GGATGATGGAGTGGAGGACCGGTACAGCGTTCTAGTGGAGTTTGAGGACCAGAGTAGCGCTGAATGGTTCTACGCCGATCTCAATGGCTGGAGGTTCTCAACCTCTGAG AGTGAGGTGTGCCATGTTCTGTTTATAGCTGCTGTGCAGTATACACCTTCCTCAGAGGTTGCCACAACTCCACCGGCTGGATCCACTGAACTTCCAATGTGTCCTGTTTGCATTG AAAGATTGGATCAGGACATCAGTGGGATTTTGGCAACTACTTGTGATCACTCTTTCCGTTGCTCATGTGTTTCAGTGTGGACCAATTCATCCTGTCCG GTATGCCAGTTTTGTCAGAAGCAGTCTGAAAATTCTACATGTTCTGTTTGCCAAACCACTGGAAACCTCTGGATATGTGTGATATGTGGTTTTGTTGGATGCGGACG GTATCAAGAAGGACATGCGAAACAGCACTGGAAAGATACTCAGCATTGCTATTCGCTAGATTTGGAAACACAACGTGTTTGGGACTATGTTGGTGACAGTTTTGTACATCGGCTGAATCAATCCAAGAGTGACGCAAAGCATGCTAAGTTCAAATCAAAAAGTAAATATTCTGGGGATGAATGTGTAAACTGCTCGTGCAATGATGACTCTGATATGGGTGGAGCTATGTTCAGCAGCAAAGCTGAAACA ATTGTGGACGAGTACAATCGTCTCCTGGCAAGCCAACTTGAAACTCAGAGAGAG TATTATGAGGGCCTGTTGTCTGAGGCTAAAAGAAACAAGGAGCACCAGATTTCTGAAGCTGCTGATAAAGCTGTAAGTGATAAGCTTGAAGAGATGCAACTTAAGCTCGAGAATCTTATTGTGGAGAAAAAGAAAGTTGCAGAT ATGAACGAAAAACTCACTAGGAGCCAAGACATGTGGCGCCAGACACTAAGAGATATAGAGGAAAG GGAAAGAGCACAGTTGAAGTCGAAGGACGAAATGATTCTCGATCTGGAAGAACAG ATAAAGGATTTCAAATTTTCCATCAAACTGCAGAAGTCAATAGAGAAGAACGATGGTGTCAAGGGTGGTACGCTGGTTCCACTCCCTACGGTTTCAGATTCTGGAGGCAAGGGTAAAAGGTCATCAAGAACAAGCAAGAGGAGGAATTAG